Proteins encoded in a region of the Schaalia hyovaginalis genome:
- a CDS encoding glycoside hydrolase family 3 N-terminal domain-containing protein codes for MRISRSTSAAAAVGALALVLAGCSTTTGASGSGNTYTTAEKTDGKTAFTQVVNPNGGQVLSFSTEGGMKTVEAKDGDYTYAFKDLNGNGELDPAEDWRLDAKERAADYVTGLSKEQMAGLMLFSSHERAPGDGLTDEQKTYLSQSFLRNVLNAGTSDAKQNVQWVNEMQAYVETLAAEATPYIPVNYSSDPRSDASNTGLFTEAGEISKWPSSLGLAATFSPETVLEFAKAASSEYKALGISTALSPQIDLATEPRWLRVSGTFGEDATMAGQMAAAYVEGFQGTFDEKGEDQGWGADSVNAMIKHWPGDGAGEGGRESHTEAGKYEVMVGANSAEHISVFQKALDAAAVMTSYSVTLDANGEPVYTDRKGSSYDAGKLTELREKNGFDGVVCSDWGITNALSDPDVFIATGWGIDDMTKEERHYAVIKGGTDMFGGNNDAAPVLAAYDMWQKDFEAGVNDIDAQTRWQQSAQRVLAMEFNADAFDNPYLELEASQASVGSQDKVDAGIEAQLNSIVTLKNDGAITLNEKADFSDKTVYVPHTFDLGRTSLFGPGEITEGLSLDEDVLKKYFKAVVTDEVTENADGTFSYTAPDLSEVDIALVGMNSPSAGAVFANSGHDTETNTWYPLSLQYRPYTADGPNVRKVSISGDILPDGTKENRSYFGNTSRLTNEADLDAMLRTREAVDASGKDIPVITIIRATNPVIPAEFESASDAIVIGFGTADEALVKITLGLHESNGRLPIQFPKDMDTVEANKEDVAKDVTPYTDAAGNTYDYGFGLHLDGSVITD; via the coding sequence ATGAGGATCTCTCGCAGTACAAGCGCGGCCGCCGCAGTCGGCGCCCTCGCGCTCGTGCTCGCCGGATGCTCGACGACCACCGGGGCGTCGGGATCGGGCAACACCTACACCACCGCTGAGAAGACCGATGGCAAGACCGCCTTCACTCAGGTCGTCAACCCCAACGGCGGCCAGGTGCTCTCCTTCTCCACCGAAGGCGGGATGAAGACCGTCGAGGCCAAGGACGGCGACTACACCTACGCCTTCAAGGACCTCAACGGCAACGGCGAACTCGATCCCGCCGAGGACTGGCGCCTCGACGCCAAGGAGCGCGCCGCCGACTACGTGACCGGCCTGTCCAAGGAGCAGATGGCCGGCCTCATGCTCTTCTCCTCCCACGAGCGCGCCCCCGGCGACGGCCTCACCGACGAGCAGAAGACCTACTTGTCGCAGTCCTTCCTGCGCAACGTCCTCAACGCGGGCACCTCGGATGCGAAGCAGAACGTCCAGTGGGTCAACGAGATGCAGGCCTACGTGGAGACCCTCGCCGCCGAGGCAACCCCCTACATCCCGGTGAACTACTCCTCGGACCCCCGTTCGGACGCGTCGAACACCGGCCTGTTCACCGAGGCCGGTGAGATCTCCAAGTGGCCGTCCTCGCTCGGACTCGCGGCGACCTTCTCGCCGGAGACGGTCCTCGAATTCGCCAAGGCCGCCTCCTCGGAGTACAAGGCCCTCGGCATCTCCACCGCCCTGTCCCCGCAGATCGACCTCGCCACCGAGCCCCGCTGGCTCCGCGTATCCGGAACCTTCGGCGAGGACGCGACGATGGCCGGTCAGATGGCCGCCGCCTACGTCGAGGGCTTCCAGGGCACCTTCGACGAGAAGGGCGAGGACCAGGGCTGGGGCGCCGACTCCGTCAACGCGATGATCAAGCACTGGCCCGGCGACGGCGCCGGCGAGGGCGGGCGCGAATCCCACACCGAAGCCGGCAAGTACGAGGTCATGGTCGGCGCCAATTCCGCCGAGCACATCTCCGTCTTCCAGAAGGCCCTCGACGCCGCCGCCGTCATGACCTCCTACTCGGTGACCCTCGACGCCAACGGCGAGCCCGTCTACACCGATCGCAAGGGCTCCTCCTACGACGCCGGCAAGCTCACCGAGCTGCGCGAGAAGAACGGCTTCGACGGCGTCGTCTGCTCCGACTGGGGCATCACGAACGCCCTGTCCGACCCGGACGTCTTCATCGCGACCGGCTGGGGGATCGACGACATGACGAAGGAGGAGCGCCACTACGCCGTCATCAAGGGCGGCACCGACATGTTCGGCGGGAACAACGACGCGGCGCCCGTCCTCGCCGCCTACGACATGTGGCAGAAGGACTTCGAGGCGGGCGTGAACGACATCGACGCCCAGACCCGCTGGCAGCAGTCCGCCCAGCGCGTCCTCGCGATGGAGTTCAACGCCGACGCCTTCGACAACCCCTACCTCGAGCTCGAGGCCTCGCAGGCGAGCGTCGGCTCCCAGGACAAGGTCGACGCCGGTATCGAGGCCCAGCTCAACTCGATCGTCACCCTGAAGAACGACGGCGCGATCACGCTGAACGAGAAGGCCGACTTCTCCGACAAGACCGTCTACGTCCCCCACACCTTCGATCTCGGCCGCACCTCGCTCTTCGGCCCCGGCGAGATCACCGAGGGCCTCTCCCTCGACGAGGACGTCCTCAAGAAGTACTTCAAGGCGGTCGTCACCGACGAGGTCACCGAGAATGCCGACGGCACCTTCAGCTACACCGCGCCCGACCTGTCCGAGGTCGACATCGCCCTCGTCGGCATGAACTCCCCGAGCGCCGGCGCCGTCTTCGCCAACTCCGGCCACGACACCGAGACCAACACCTGGTACCCGCTGTCCCTCCAGTACCGCCCCTACACGGCCGACGGGCCGAACGTCCGCAAGGTCTCGATCTCCGGCGACATCCTGCCCGACGGCACCAAGGAGAACCGCTCCTACTTCGGCAACACCTCGCGCCTCACCAACGAGGCCGACCTCGACGCGATGCTCCGCACCCGCGAAGCGGTCGACGCCTCCGGCAAGGACATCCCGGTCATCACGATCATCCGTGCGACCAACCCGGTGATCCCCGCCGAATTCGAGTCCGCCTCCGACGCGATCGTCATCGGCTTCGGCACCGCCGATGAAGCCCTCGTCAAGATCACCCTCGGACTGCACGAATCCAACGGCCGCCTTCCGATCCAGTTCCCCAAGGACATGGACACGGTCGAGGCCAACAAGGAGGACGTCGCCAAGGACGTGACCCCCTACACCGACGCTGCGGGCAACACCTACGACTACGGCTTCGGACTCCACCTCGACGGCTCGGTCATCACCGACTGA
- a CDS encoding MFS transporter, whose protein sequence is MRSRSPLSSSPAFLRLWVGQTASLFGFQVATIATSTIAITHLHASTRALGVLSALQTAAFLLIGLPAGAWVDGWRKRPTMIVADLIRVAVLLTVPLAEAFGTLTLTHLMIVAAVLGFATVFFDVAYQSYVPALVGPGLVADANGRLEASFQVARVGGPGLGGWLLGVLAAPFVYLFTAAAYLFSAGAILFISDPEPAPSRAGRPGLWKRIGEGVAYVRSQPLLAPLFACIAASAFFSQGQVVLFPVLVLRELGMSATALGVLLSLGAIGGIAGAIARPWLSRRLGEGRSISVCALLGVAATLGLPLSAGLGPCAVPLIVGASVVSSFFLTIYNVTQMSLRQRICPPELLGRLNATFRFAVWGMMPLGSLACGALAGVLGTTAALYLFIAGNLIAAALMAFTPAGRLDTRRDPARHRLD, encoded by the coding sequence GTGCGCTCCCGCTCCCCCTTGTCCTCCTCCCCCGCCTTCTTGCGGCTCTGGGTCGGGCAGACGGCGAGCCTCTTTGGCTTCCAGGTGGCGACGATCGCGACCTCGACGATTGCGATCACGCACCTGCACGCCTCGACCCGCGCCCTCGGAGTCCTCAGTGCGCTTCAAACGGCGGCCTTCCTCCTCATCGGGCTGCCCGCGGGCGCTTGGGTCGACGGATGGCGCAAGCGCCCGACGATGATCGTCGCGGATCTGATCCGTGTCGCCGTCCTCCTCACGGTCCCGCTCGCCGAGGCCTTCGGGACGCTCACCCTGACTCATCTCATGATCGTCGCCGCGGTTCTCGGATTCGCGACCGTCTTCTTCGACGTCGCCTACCAGTCCTACGTCCCCGCCCTCGTCGGCCCCGGCCTGGTCGCCGATGCGAACGGCCGTCTCGAGGCGAGCTTCCAGGTCGCCAGGGTCGGCGGACCAGGCCTCGGCGGATGGCTCCTCGGGGTCCTCGCCGCCCCCTTCGTCTACCTGTTCACCGCTGCGGCCTACCTGTTCAGCGCCGGGGCGATCCTCTTCATCTCAGACCCCGAGCCCGCGCCTTCCCGCGCGGGCCGGCCGGGCCTGTGGAAGCGGATCGGCGAGGGAGTGGCCTATGTGCGCTCGCAGCCCCTGCTCGCCCCGCTCTTCGCGTGCATCGCCGCCTCGGCCTTCTTCTCGCAGGGACAGGTCGTGCTGTTCCCCGTGCTCGTCCTGCGCGAGCTCGGGATGTCCGCGACCGCCCTCGGCGTCCTCCTGTCGCTCGGGGCGATCGGCGGCATCGCCGGAGCGATCGCCAGGCCGTGGCTGTCGCGCAGGCTCGGCGAGGGCCGCTCCATCAGCGTGTGCGCCCTCCTCGGAGTGGCCGCGACCCTGGGCCTGCCGCTTTCGGCCGGTCTCGGGCCTTGCGCCGTTCCGCTGATCGTGGGCGCCTCGGTGGTCTCCTCCTTCTTCCTCACGATCTACAACGTCACGCAGATGAGCCTGCGTCAGCGGATCTGCCCTCCGGAGCTCCTCGGACGCCTCAATGCGACCTTCAGGTTCGCCGTATGGGGCATGATGCCCCTCGGTTCACTCGCGTGCGGAGCCCTCGCGGGGGTCCTGGGCACCACCGCCGCCCTCTACCTGTTCATCGCGGGCAATCTCATCGCGGCGGCGCTCATGGCCTTCACCCCCGCGGGCCGTCTGGATACGCGACGCGACCCGGCGCGCCACCGGCTGGATTGA
- a CDS encoding HAD family hydrolase, translating into MPDPMLVFTDLDGTLIDHSQRIPDSAVEALAAAHDAGHRLFMCTGRSLPEIYPRLWDLGFDGIVAGAGGYVRVDGEVIHDRRIDATTIRRLTRIWDRFDGRWIWQGPDAMHPHPDFMNSFMRLMDAELSGWEEYAKALAPFLEEGLPSSTTKCTVYFEHGRTSVNELLDLIPADMRLIPGSIESEGTLVVESYPADVSKGRGIELVAQHYGIPLARTVAIGDSTNDLEALTTAGVGIAMGGACARVKAAADHVTAPIHEDGFARALRIAALI; encoded by the coding sequence ATGCCCGATCCCATGCTCGTCTTCACCGACCTCGACGGAACGCTCATCGACCACTCGCAACGGATCCCCGATTCAGCCGTCGAGGCTCTCGCGGCGGCGCACGACGCGGGGCACCGCCTCTTCATGTGCACGGGGCGTTCCCTGCCGGAGATCTACCCCCGTCTGTGGGACTTGGGCTTCGACGGGATCGTGGCGGGCGCCGGCGGATACGTCCGCGTCGATGGAGAGGTCATTCACGACCGGAGGATCGACGCGACGACCATTCGGCGATTGACCCGTATTTGGGATCGTTTCGACGGCAGATGGATCTGGCAGGGACCGGACGCCATGCATCCCCACCCGGATTTCATGAATTCCTTCATGCGCCTCATGGACGCAGAGCTCTCCGGTTGGGAGGAGTACGCGAAGGCGCTCGCCCCCTTCCTCGAAGAAGGCCTCCCCTCCTCGACGACGAAGTGCACGGTCTACTTCGAGCACGGGCGAACGAGCGTGAATGAACTGCTCGATCTCATCCCCGCGGATATGCGACTCATACCCGGCTCGATCGAATCCGAAGGAACGCTCGTCGTCGAAAGCTACCCGGCCGACGTCTCCAAAGGACGCGGGATCGAGCTCGTCGCGCAGCACTACGGCATCCCGCTCGCCCGAACCGTCGCGATCGGCGATTCGACGAATGACCTCGAAGCCCTCACCACCGCCGGTGTGGGGATCGCCATGGGCGGGGCTTGTGCCCGGGTGAAGGCCGCGGCCGACCATGTGACGGCCCCGATCCACGAAGACGGTTTCGCGCGGGCCTTGCGCATCGCCGCCTTGATCTAG
- a CDS encoding glycosyltransferase, which produces MTAQAPLLSVIVPAYNSEAYLDRALATLVDYDGELEVLIIDDGSTDRTPEMADEWAACHPGAVRAIHQENKGHGGAVNAGIAAATGGHVRVVDSDDWVDRSAMRKVLDLLRDERAAGRELDLLVTNYVYEKQGKTHKATVRYRNVLPEGRTIGWEEVRPCRYDQYILMHSLTMRTDLVRESGLHLPEHTFYVDYIYSHAPLPWVRTLRYLDVDLYRYFIGRDDQSVNEPVMISRLDQLMRVNAVMVDSMPDRDAVPENLYRYMVHYLRINFVVCTIMAILSGTAEHLAMKDRMWADLEAKDPTAARAVEDDLLGRLIRRRSDRFLKAGYRIARTILGFN; this is translated from the coding sequence ATGACAGCGCAGGCGCCGCTCCTATCCGTCATCGTTCCGGCGTACAACTCCGAGGCGTACCTCGACCGGGCGCTCGCCACCCTGGTCGACTACGACGGCGAACTCGAAGTGCTCATCATCGACGACGGCTCCACGGATCGCACCCCCGAGATGGCCGATGAGTGGGCCGCCTGTCATCCCGGAGCGGTTCGCGCGATCCACCAGGAGAACAAGGGGCACGGCGGCGCCGTGAACGCCGGGATCGCCGCTGCCACGGGCGGGCACGTGCGCGTCGTGGACTCCGACGACTGGGTCGACCGTTCCGCCATGCGCAAGGTCCTCGACCTGCTCCGCGATGAGCGCGCCGCGGGGCGCGAGCTCGACCTGCTCGTCACGAACTACGTGTACGAGAAGCAGGGGAAGACGCACAAGGCGACGGTCCGCTACCGCAATGTCCTGCCCGAAGGACGGACGATCGGCTGGGAGGAGGTCAGGCCCTGCCGCTACGACCAGTACATCCTCATGCATTCGCTCACGATGCGCACCGACCTCGTCCGCGAGTCGGGGCTCCATCTGCCCGAGCACACCTTCTACGTCGACTACATCTACTCGCACGCGCCGCTCCCGTGGGTGCGCACGCTCCGCTACCTCGATGTCGACCTCTACCGCTACTTCATCGGGCGGGACGACCAGTCCGTGAATGAGCCGGTGATGATCTCGCGCCTCGATCAGTTGATGCGTGTGAACGCGGTCATGGTCGACTCGATGCCCGATCGCGACGCGGTGCCCGAGAACCTCTACCGGTACATGGTCCACTACCTGCGGATCAACTTCGTGGTCTGCACGATCATGGCGATCCTGTCGGGGACTGCGGAGCACCTGGCGATGAAGGACCGGATGTGGGCCGATCTGGAGGCGAAGGATCCCACGGCCGCCCGGGCCGTCGAGGACGATCTCCTCGGACGGCTTATCCGCAGGCGCTCCGACAGGTTCTTGAAGGCCGGCTACAGGATCGCCCGGACGATCCTCGGATTCAACTGA
- a CDS encoding glycoside hydrolase family 3 C-terminal domain-containing protein, with the protein MNSHDLTLLEAAALLSGASEWDSRALPARSIPSFVMSDGPHGVRRQLGSGDHLGIAAAEPATCFPTAAAVASSWDPSLAEEMGAALGQEARALGVDVLLGPGLNIKRSPLCGRNFEYYSEDPLLAGRMAAGLVRGIQSQGVAACPKHFAVNSQELRRQASDSIIDERTMREIYLTGFEIVVKEARPRTLMSSYNMVNGTYAHENPELLTTILRREWGFEGMVVSDWGGSNDAAAAAAAGGSLEMPAPGLESARRIVEAVEKGLIDAEDVYARAQEVLDIAFAAPSRGPRPALAAEEHAALARRVAEESIILLKNDEDLLPLAPGTRVAVIGDMAKNPRYQGSGSSQVNPASLETTLGVLAGFPLDTVGYAAGYDRLGRPDPALVAEAVGLARRAEVALVYIGLDELSESEGLDRAHMRIPAVQVELLEALASTGAKIVVVLSAGASLEMPWEGCAQAIIHQSLSGQAGASAALRVLTGAVNPSGRLAETYPVRYEDLPVSSWYPATGRYSLYREGPYVGYRFTSTTGTAVTRPFGFGLSYSSFAYSDLRISDEGASFTVTNTSQRAGADVPQLYVESPGGVWGPVRELKGFAKVHLEAGESAPVTIPFDEYTFRHFDASRSAWSVEGGTWRIRIGRNCEDLVLDGEIEVEGEEAVREGEELGAYLSGRVTGVSDAEFAALLGREAPEESDSGPLKDSDPLFQMSRAASPLARFGARVLAKKKAKADATGIPDLNINFISNMPFRALGKMSHGLVSLEMVDGLVALVNGRHLKGLGALVGGFFSNRRANRATRRRLEGPHD; encoded by the coding sequence GTGAACTCCCACGACCTCACGCTCCTCGAAGCAGCCGCCCTCCTGTCCGGCGCCTCCGAATGGGACTCCAGGGCCCTGCCGGCCCGCTCGATCCCCTCCTTCGTGATGTCCGACGGCCCTCACGGCGTCCGCCGCCAGCTCGGCAGCGGCGACCACCTCGGGATCGCCGCTGCCGAGCCGGCGACCTGCTTCCCGACGGCCGCCGCCGTCGCCTCCTCATGGGACCCCTCACTCGCCGAGGAGATGGGGGCCGCCCTCGGCCAGGAGGCGCGCGCCCTCGGCGTCGACGTCCTCCTCGGACCCGGGCTCAACATCAAGCGCTCCCCGCTGTGCGGGCGCAATTTCGAGTACTACTCCGAGGACCCCCTTCTCGCCGGACGGATGGCGGCCGGACTCGTGCGGGGCATCCAGTCGCAGGGCGTCGCCGCCTGCCCCAAGCACTTCGCCGTGAACTCCCAGGAGCTGCGGCGCCAGGCCTCGGACTCGATCATCGACGAGCGCACCATGCGCGAGATCTACCTCACGGGCTTCGAGATCGTCGTCAAAGAGGCCCGCCCTCGCACCCTCATGTCGTCGTACAACATGGTCAACGGCACCTACGCCCACGAGAACCCCGAACTCCTCACGACGATCCTGAGGCGGGAATGGGGATTCGAGGGGATGGTCGTCTCCGACTGGGGAGGATCGAATGACGCCGCAGCGGCCGCCGCCGCCGGAGGCAGCCTCGAGATGCCCGCCCCCGGCCTGGAATCCGCCCGCCGCATCGTCGAAGCCGTCGAGAAGGGGCTGATCGACGCCGAAGACGTGTACGCCAGGGCTCAAGAGGTCCTGGACATCGCCTTCGCCGCCCCCTCGAGGGGTCCGCGCCCCGCCCTCGCCGCCGAGGAGCACGCCGCACTCGCCAGGCGCGTCGCCGAAGAGTCGATCATCCTGCTGAAGAACGATGAGGACCTCCTGCCCCTGGCGCCCGGAACGAGGGTCGCCGTCATCGGCGACATGGCGAAGAACCCGCGCTACCAGGGCTCCGGCTCCTCCCAGGTGAACCCCGCATCCTTGGAGACGACCCTCGGAGTCCTCGCCGGCTTCCCGCTCGACACAGTCGGATACGCCGCAGGATACGACCGCCTCGGCAGGCCCGATCCCGCCCTCGTCGCAGAAGCGGTCGGGCTGGCCCGAAGGGCCGAGGTCGCCCTCGTCTACATCGGACTCGATGAGCTCTCCGAATCGGAGGGCCTGGATCGCGCGCACATGCGCATCCCCGCCGTCCAGGTGGAGCTCCTCGAAGCACTCGCATCGACCGGCGCGAAGATCGTCGTCGTCCTCTCGGCCGGAGCATCGCTGGAGATGCCCTGGGAGGGATGCGCCCAGGCGATCATCCACCAGTCCCTGTCGGGCCAGGCGGGCGCCTCCGCCGCGCTGCGCGTCCTCACCGGAGCCGTGAACCCCTCGGGCCGCCTCGCCGAAACCTACCCGGTCCGCTACGAGGACCTGCCCGTCTCATCCTGGTACCCGGCCACGGGCCGCTACTCGCTGTACCGCGAGGGCCCCTACGTCGGCTACCGCTTCACGAGCACGACCGGCACGGCGGTGACCCGCCCCTTCGGCTTCGGCCTGTCGTACTCGAGCTTCGCCTACTCCGATCTGCGCATCAGCGACGAGGGGGCGAGCTTCACGGTGACGAACACTTCGCAGCGCGCCGGTGCGGATGTCCCGCAGCTCTACGTCGAATCGCCCGGAGGAGTGTGGGGACCCGTCCGCGAACTCAAGGGATTCGCCAAGGTCCATCTCGAAGCGGGGGAGTCCGCCCCGGTCACCATCCCCTTCGACGAATACACCTTCCGCCACTTCGACGCCTCCCGCTCGGCCTGGAGCGTCGAGGGCGGCACGTGGCGCATTCGCATCGGGCGGAATTGCGAAGACCTCGTGCTCGACGGGGAGATCGAGGTCGAGGGCGAGGAGGCCGTGCGCGAGGGCGAGGAGCTCGGGGCCTACCTGAGCGGGCGCGTCACCGGCGTGAGCGACGCCGAATTCGCCGCCCTCCTCGGGCGCGAGGCTCCTGAGGAGTCGGACTCGGGCCCCCTGAAGGATTCGGACCCCCTCTTCCAGATGAGCCGCGCCGCCTCGCCCCTGGCCCGCTTCGGCGCGCGAGTGCTCGCGAAGAAGAAGGCGAAGGCGGACGCGACGGGGATCCCCGATCTCAACATCAACTTCATCTCCAACATGCCCTTCCGGGCCTTGGGGAAGATGAGCCACGGCCTCGTCTCGCTCGAGATGGTCGACGGACTCGTCGCCCTCGTGAACGGCCGTCACCTCAAGGGGCTCGGGGCCCTCGTCGGGGGCTTCTTCTCCAATCGCAGGGCCAACCGGGCGACCCGGCGCCGCCTCGAGGGCCCCCACGACTGA
- a CDS encoding glycoside hydrolase family 3 C-terminal domain-containing protein — MTNKKFMAIWILILAVLLVLVVVVNIAIGIFDKWIGSQLGAGTYTVENSDSAKDWDTDYYDADYDNVDDLNAPAADLIERIEGEGIVLAKNSEGALPLASGAKVTMLGRSAADPIYGGSGSGSVDTTSAIDAKTGLVNAGFQVNESVYSAIEAFAAENDRAIIEMDSPATSTYTVGELPIDQYRAQESTFAEYGDAAIVFIGRAGGEGGDLAQSMEGWDDNYADGQHQLELNKDEKDLIALAKKDFDKVVVVVNSSTTMELGEVQADPGIDSVLLIGSPGLTGFSAVGKVLSGEINPSGKTSDTWAADFTKDPTFVNFGGFIYDDLAVSYSSSALSSAASNATVTQEAPFVQYQEGIYVGYRYYETAGAEGFIDYDSAVVYPFGYGLSYTGFSQKVVSQTFDDVKGSISVDVEVTNTGGVAGKDVVEVYYSAPYTPGGIEKSEVVLGGFAKTGLLEPGASQTLTVSFPVEDMASYDYEGEGAYVLEAGDYVISVRTDSHTLAEGTEPMTYTVAETVVYDEDNPRSSDAAVAANRFDDVSGDFSDDAADTAKILNMSRADFAGTFPTSPLGTERMHASEAAKAGFAEYDAKAAAEASDAEEPTTGADTELTLVDLRGRPYDDPKWDELLDSLDVSDMTDMLLNGAYNSAALPSIAKPAVTDLDGPAGFSSFINASVNGPAYPSEYTIAQTWNVELAKEMGTMVGNESLLKDVSGWYAPAMNLHRSPFAGRNFEYYSEDPLLSGLLGEAVSQGAIEKGLYTTLKHFALNDQETNRVNNGVASWANEQAIRELYLKPFEIAVKGVSSEVSYIADDEGATKTAPIGSLAVMSSFNRVGGTWAGGSKALMTDVLRKEWGFTGFAITDFNLYNYMSPDQAIDAGTDLTLSFAPSKSYKDTKSALAKTNIRKATKNILYSVANSNAMNGLAPGATVTYTPPTWKYIQYGASALVLLGILGGAYGVARRVREVKAPGAISVDEGE, encoded by the coding sequence ATGACGAACAAGAAGTTCATGGCGATCTGGATCCTGATCCTCGCCGTCCTCCTCGTCCTCGTCGTCGTGGTGAACATCGCGATCGGGATCTTCGACAAGTGGATCGGATCGCAGCTCGGAGCCGGAACCTACACGGTGGAGAACTCCGACTCGGCGAAAGACTGGGATACGGACTACTACGACGCCGACTACGACAACGTCGACGATCTCAACGCTCCGGCCGCTGATCTCATCGAGCGGATCGAGGGCGAGGGCATCGTCCTCGCGAAGAACTCCGAGGGCGCCCTCCCGCTCGCATCGGGCGCGAAGGTCACGATGCTCGGACGTTCGGCCGCGGACCCGATCTACGGGGGCTCCGGATCGGGATCGGTCGACACGACGAGCGCGATCGACGCGAAGACCGGCCTGGTGAACGCCGGATTCCAGGTCAACGAATCCGTCTACTCCGCCATCGAAGCCTTCGCGGCCGAGAACGACCGGGCGATCATCGAGATGGACAGCCCCGCGACCTCGACCTACACGGTCGGCGAGCTCCCCATCGACCAGTACCGGGCTCAGGAGTCCACCTTCGCCGAATACGGTGACGCGGCGATCGTCTTCATCGGCCGCGCCGGCGGCGAGGGCGGCGACCTCGCCCAGTCCATGGAGGGCTGGGACGACAACTACGCCGACGGCCAGCACCAGCTCGAGCTCAACAAGGACGAGAAGGACCTCATCGCACTCGCGAAGAAGGACTTCGACAAAGTCGTGGTCGTCGTCAACTCCTCGACGACGATGGAACTCGGCGAGGTCCAGGCCGACCCCGGGATCGATTCGGTGCTCCTCATCGGCTCGCCCGGCCTCACCGGCTTCAGCGCCGTCGGCAAGGTCCTCTCCGGCGAGATCAACCCCTCCGGCAAGACCAGCGACACCTGGGCCGCGGACTTCACGAAGGACCCGACCTTCGTGAACTTCGGAGGCTTCATCTACGACGACCTCGCCGTCAGCTACTCCTCCTCGGCGCTGTCGAGCGCGGCCTCGAACGCCACGGTCACGCAGGAGGCCCCCTTCGTCCAGTACCAGGAGGGCATCTACGTCGGCTACCGCTACTACGAGACGGCAGGCGCCGAGGGCTTCATCGACTACGATTCGGCCGTCGTCTACCCCTTCGGCTACGGCCTCAGCTACACCGGCTTCTCCCAGAAGGTCGTCTCCCAGACCTTCGACGACGTCAAGGGGAGCATCTCCGTCGACGTCGAGGTGACGAACACCGGGGGCGTCGCGGGCAAGGACGTCGTCGAGGTCTACTACTCGGCCCCCTACACCCCGGGCGGCATCGAGAAGTCCGAGGTCGTCCTCGGAGGCTTCGCCAAGACCGGGCTCCTCGAGCCGGGCGCCTCGCAGACGCTCACCGTCTCCTTCCCGGTCGAGGACATGGCGTCCTACGACTACGAGGGCGAGGGCGCCTACGTGCTCGAGGCGGGCGACTACGTGATCAGCGTCCGCACGGACTCCCACACCCTCGCCGAGGGGACCGAGCCGATGACTTACACGGTCGCCGAGACCGTCGTCTACGACGAGGACAACCCCCGGTCGAGCGATGCGGCGGTGGCGGCCAACCGCTTCGACGACGTCTCCGGCGACTTCAGCGACGACGCCGCCGATACGGCGAAGATCCTCAACATGTCGCGCGCCGACTTCGCGGGCACCTTCCCGACCTCGCCGCTGGGCACCGAGCGCATGCACGCCTCCGAGGCTGCGAAGGCGGGATTCGCCGAGTACGACGCGAAGGCTGCGGCCGAGGCCTCCGACGCGGAAGAGCCCACGACCGGGGCGGACACCGAGCTCACCCTCGTGGATCTTCGCGGACGCCCCTACGACGATCCGAAGTGGGATGAGCTCCTCGATTCGCTCGACGTCTCCGACATGACGGACATGCTCCTCAACGGCGCCTACAACTCGGCGGCGCTCCCCTCGATCGCGAAGCCGGCCGTCACCGACCTCGACGGACCTGCGGGCTTCTCCTCCTTCATCAACGCCTCCGTCAACGGCCCCGCCTACCCCTCCGAGTACACGATCGCCCAGACCTGGAACGTCGAACTCGCCAAGGAGATGGGCACGATGGTCGGCAACGAATCGCTGCTCAAGGACGTTTCGGGCTGGTACGCGCCCGCGATGAACCTCCATCGCAGCCCCTTCGCGGGCCGCAACTTCGAGTACTACTCCGAAGACCCGCTCCTGTCCGGCCTCCTCGGCGAGGCGGTCTCCCAGGGCGCGATCGAGAAGGGCCTCTACACGACGCTCAAGCACTTCGCGCTCAACGATCAGGAGACGAACCGCGTGAACAACGGCGTCGCCTCCTGGGCGAACGAGCAGGCGATCCGCGAGCTCTACCTCAAGCCCTTCGAGATCGCCGTCAAGGGCGTGAGCTCCGAAGTCAGCTACATCGCCGACGACGAGGGCGCGACGAAGACCGCGCCGATCGGATCCCTCGCCGTCATGAGCTCCTTCAACAGGGTGGGCGGGACCTGGGCCGGCGGCTCCAAGGCCCTCATGACCGATGTCTTGCGGAAGGAATGGGGCTTCACCGGCTTCGCGATCACGGACTTCAACCTCTACAACTACATGAGTCCCGATCAGGCGATCGACGCCGGAACCGATCTCACGCTCTCCTTCGCCCCGTCCAAGTCCTACAAGGACACGAAGTCGGCGCTGGCGAAGACGAACATCCGCAAGGCCACGAAGAACATCTTGTACTCGGTGGCGAACTCGAACGCCATGAACGGCCTCGCCCCCGGTGCGACCGTCACCTACACGCCCCCGACCTGGAAGTACATCCAGTACGGCGCGTCCGCGCTCGTGCTCCTCGGCATCCTCGGCGGCGCCTACGGCGTCGCGCGCAGGGTCCGCGAAGTGAAGGCCCCGGGCGCGATCAGCGTCGACGAGGGCGAGTGA